From one Geoalkalibacter halelectricus genomic stretch:
- the gspD gene encoding type II secretion system secretin GspD codes for MKIRFCFFLLVAVLWFAALPGPVFAQPTANAVNEGIAVDFKDTEITDLIQTMSELTGRNFIFDETVRGRVTIISPRRMSLDEAYRVFLSALNVKGYTVVPSGSVYKIIPTRDAKESTLPTILPSQPGQHGDRYVTQLIPLQHVDAAEIATTVLAPLVPKTSNVIPHPSTNTLIVTDTAENINRLLTILRHLDVPSTPESIEVIPLEHANAEEIAGLVSQFIAQRTPAQPRRRTAAAAAAPTGEAKIIAFKPTNVLVVMAGKDDLETIHGLVKRLDKRPSQMRAGIQVYYLENADAETLARTLNEILTGIQAQARTATARAAQQQPGETLGAVSITADKPTNALIINSTPEDYETIRDIVAQLDIKRKQVYVEALILELSMDATQRLGSSLQGAVATGSDSVIFGTSNLNTGPASLGQLAGGTTGVPNLLTQTINGILLGGIFSPITVTGPDGNDVTVPALSALIDLSKTDTDINILSAPRLLTSDNEEAEIIVGRNVPIITSRLTDTGATTGLAQSVSVERRDVALTLRFTPQITEGNLVRLNVFQESTDIAVQSVGDVNQVGPTFTKRQLRNTILAENGRTVVLGGLIDSNVQETITKVPLLGDIPVLGWLFKRRGTTETKTNLLIFITPHIVQDAGDLAAVTNKAKSDMDRFQSGELRLRELQTQMIEEQVNIVPTLPTITPGENPIP; via the coding sequence TTGAAGATTCGATTTTGCTTTTTTCTTTTGGTCGCGGTTCTGTGGTTTGCGGCCCTGCCCGGACCGGTGTTCGCGCAACCGACGGCGAATGCAGTCAATGAAGGGATCGCCGTCGATTTCAAGGATACCGAAATCACCGACCTCATTCAGACCATGAGCGAGCTGACCGGGCGCAATTTCATCTTTGATGAAACGGTGCGGGGCCGTGTCACCATCATCTCCCCGCGGCGCATGAGCCTCGACGAAGCCTACCGGGTGTTTCTCAGCGCGCTTAACGTCAAGGGCTATACGGTGGTGCCCAGCGGCAGCGTGTACAAGATCATTCCGACCCGCGACGCCAAGGAAAGCACCCTGCCGACCATCCTGCCGAGCCAGCCGGGGCAACACGGCGACCGCTACGTCACCCAGCTCATTCCCCTGCAGCACGTCGACGCGGCTGAAATCGCCACCACGGTTCTGGCTCCCCTGGTGCCCAAGACCAGCAACGTCATCCCGCATCCATCCACCAACACCCTGATCGTCACCGACACGGCGGAGAACATCAACCGCCTGTTGACCATTCTGCGACACCTCGACGTCCCCAGCACCCCGGAAAGCATCGAGGTGATTCCCCTCGAGCACGCCAATGCCGAGGAGATCGCCGGTCTGGTCAGCCAGTTCATCGCTCAGCGGACCCCCGCCCAACCGCGGCGCCGCACCGCCGCCGCGGCGGCCGCTCCGACGGGAGAAGCAAAAATCATCGCCTTCAAGCCCACCAACGTGCTGGTGGTGATGGCCGGCAAGGACGATCTGGAGACTATTCACGGGCTGGTCAAGCGCCTCGACAAGCGTCCCTCGCAGATGCGCGCGGGCATTCAGGTCTATTACCTCGAAAACGCCGATGCCGAGACCCTGGCGCGCACCCTCAATGAAATCCTCACCGGCATTCAGGCCCAGGCCCGCACCGCCACCGCCCGCGCCGCCCAGCAGCAACCCGGCGAGACCCTGGGAGCGGTGAGCATCACCGCCGACAAACCGACCAACGCCCTGATCATCAACAGTACCCCCGAGGATTATGAAACCATCCGCGACATCGTCGCCCAACTCGATATCAAGCGCAAGCAAGTGTATGTCGAGGCTCTGATTCTGGAACTCAGCATGGACGCCACCCAGCGCCTCGGTTCCTCCTTGCAGGGAGCGGTCGCCACGGGCTCTGACAGCGTGATCTTCGGCACCAGCAATCTCAATACCGGACCCGCCTCCCTCGGCCAGCTCGCGGGCGGCACCACCGGCGTGCCCAATCTGCTGACCCAAACCATCAACGGCATCCTGCTCGGCGGCATCTTCAGCCCCATCACCGTTACCGGCCCCGACGGCAACGATGTCACCGTACCGGCGCTCTCGGCGCTGATCGATCTGTCCAAAACCGATACGGATATCAACATCCTCTCGGCGCCGCGCCTGCTCACCTCGGACAACGAAGAGGCCGAAATCATCGTCGGCCGCAACGTGCCGATCATCACCTCGCGCCTCACCGACACGGGCGCCACCACGGGGCTGGCGCAAAGCGTTTCGGTGGAGCGTCGCGACGTGGCCCTGACCCTGCGCTTCACCCCGCAGATCACCGAGGGCAATCTGGTGCGCCTCAATGTCTTTCAGGAGTCGACGGATATCGCCGTGCAGTCGGTGGGCGATGTCAACCAGGTCGGCCCGACCTTCACCAAGCGTCAGCTGCGCAACACCATCCTGGCTGAAAACGGCCGCACCGTGGTGCTGGGCGGCCTGATCGATTCCAACGTACAGGAAACCATCACCAAGGTGCCCCTGCTCGGCGACATCCCCGTGCTGGGCTGGCTGTTCAAGCGCCGGGGAACTACGGAAACCAAGACCAACCTGCTGATCTTCATCACCCCGCACATCGTGCAGGATGCCGGAGATCTGGCCGCGGTGACCAACAAGGCCAAATCGGACATGGACCGATTTCAATCCGGGGAGTTGCGTCTCAGGGAATTGCAGACGCAGATGATTGAAGAGCAGGTGAACATCGTCCCGACGCTGCCGACAATTACGCCGGGGGAAAATCCCATTCCATGA
- the gspE gene encoding type II secretion system ATPase GspE: MTAWKPIGEILREDAGLTQSVLDEVLAAQPSSGRRLGELLLEKKAISAEQLARALARQQGITFVERITLDALDNDLLDLVPIGFAKEYRIFPIRRDAEGIVLAVADPLDSRPINDLVSLTGEYVEAAVATPQEILRAINQAYEARAGETQEIIGDIGADRGEGLPQNLEPADLLDTSDEAPIIRFVNSLVTQAYRERASDIHIEPFETELVVRYRIDGILYEVIKPPLKAHASIISRIKIMSNLNIAEKRLPQDGRFRVRIAGKDVDVRVSSLPTAFGERIVLRLLDKSSSVLTLEDVGLESTLLREINAMIHKTHGIFLVTGPTGSGKTTTLYAALTRLNSREKNIITVEDPIEYQLAGVGQIQVNAKINLTFANGLRSILRQDPDIIMVGEIRDGETAEIAVQSALTGHMVFSTLHTNDSAGALTRLVEMGVEPFLAASSVVGILAQRLVRTICPHCKESYQPSAELLEEMGLTTSFPTGGTVYRGRGCEQCMEIGYRGRTGIYELLTVDDEVRDLILKKSDSATIKNAAMRKGMVPLRDAGLEKALQGQTTLEEVMRVTQEDA, encoded by the coding sequence ATGACCGCCTGGAAGCCCATAGGTGAAATTCTGCGCGAGGACGCCGGCTTGACTCAAAGCGTCCTGGACGAGGTGCTGGCGGCGCAACCCTCATCAGGCCGGCGCCTGGGCGAGCTGCTGCTGGAAAAAAAAGCCATCTCGGCCGAGCAGCTGGCACGCGCCCTGGCCCGCCAGCAGGGCATCACCTTTGTGGAGCGCATCACCCTTGATGCCCTGGACAACGATCTGCTTGATCTGGTTCCCATCGGCTTTGCCAAGGAATACCGCATTTTCCCCATTCGCCGCGATGCCGAGGGCATTGTGCTGGCCGTCGCCGACCCTCTCGACAGCCGCCCCATCAACGATCTGGTGTCCCTGACCGGCGAGTACGTCGAAGCGGCCGTCGCCACGCCCCAGGAGATCCTGCGCGCCATCAACCAGGCCTATGAGGCGCGTGCCGGCGAAACCCAGGAAATCATCGGCGACATCGGCGCGGATCGCGGCGAGGGTTTGCCCCAGAATCTCGAACCCGCGGATCTTCTCGACACCTCCGATGAAGCTCCCATCATCCGCTTCGTCAACAGCCTGGTCACTCAGGCCTACCGCGAGCGCGCCAGCGATATCCACATCGAACCCTTCGAAACCGAACTGGTGGTGCGCTATCGCATCGACGGTATTCTCTACGAGGTCATCAAGCCGCCGCTCAAGGCCCATGCCAGCATCATCTCACGCATCAAAATCATGTCCAACCTCAACATCGCGGAAAAGCGCCTGCCCCAGGATGGCCGCTTCCGCGTGCGCATCGCCGGCAAGGACGTGGACGTGCGTGTCTCCTCCCTGCCGACGGCCTTCGGCGAGCGCATCGTGCTGCGCCTGTTGGATAAAAGCTCCAGCGTCCTGACCCTGGAGGATGTCGGTCTGGAAAGCACCCTGCTGCGCGAGATCAACGCCATGATCCACAAGACCCATGGCATCTTCCTGGTTACCGGGCCCACCGGCTCGGGAAAGACCACCACCCTCTACGCGGCCCTGACCCGCCTCAACAGTCGGGAGAAGAACATCATCACCGTTGAGGATCCCATCGAATACCAGTTGGCCGGCGTCGGGCAGATTCAGGTCAACGCCAAGATCAACCTGACTTTTGCCAACGGACTGCGCTCCATCCTGCGCCAGGATCCAGACATCATCATGGTGGGCGAAATCCGCGACGGAGAGACGGCGGAAATCGCCGTGCAATCGGCCCTCACCGGGCATATGGTGTTTTCCACTCTGCACACCAACGATTCGGCCGGCGCTCTGACCCGCCTGGTGGAAATGGGCGTCGAGCCCTTTCTCGCCGCCTCCTCGGTGGTGGGCATCCTGGCCCAGCGCCTGGTCCGCACCATCTGCCCGCACTGCAAGGAGAGCTATCAGCCGAGCGCCGAACTGCTGGAGGAAATGGGCCTGACCACCTCCTTCCCCACCGGCGGCACGGTCTATCGCGGCCGTGGCTGCGAACAGTGCATGGAGATCGGTTATCGCGGCCGCACCGGGATTTATGAGTTGCTGACCGTCGATGACGAGGTGCGCGACCTGATCCTGAAGAAAAGCGATTCCGCAACCATCAAGAACGCCGCCATGCGCAAAGGCATGGTGCCTCTGCGCGACGCCGGATTGGAAAAGGCCCTTCAGGGGCAGACGACCCTTGAGGAAGTGATGCGCGTCACCCAGGAGGACGCCTGA
- the gspF gene encoding type II secretion system inner membrane protein GspF, whose amino-acid sequence MPLFDYAGYNAQGKKVSGVVEGSGRRAALQQLKSKGIIATTIEQQSAAVKSKRSLTSLIARRRIPVADLAAATRQLATLLSAGIPLDEALGTLAEQQEKPAFAKALNQTREEVVQGQALNQGLARHPHIFSDLYVNMVKVGESSGTLDQVLHRLADFLEEQARLRSRIQAAMAYPVLMALIGIGVLFFLMAFVVPKVTRMLEDMDRALPLPTQLLIGTSDFLSEWWWLLLLLLLGALAGLRQYLKTEKGQYQFDRRKLSLPLIGKLNLLLATARLTRTLGTLLRSGVPLLAALEIVQNLMDNRVLKKALEDTIIGVREGESLAQPLLRSGVFPKMVSQMAAVGEKSGELEEMLFKVADAYEHQVDSTINALLSLLEPIMILLMGTVVGFIVLAILLPIFEASQGIG is encoded by the coding sequence GTGCCCCTCTTCGACTATGCAGGCTATAACGCCCAGGGCAAGAAGGTTTCCGGGGTGGTCGAAGGCAGTGGTCGCCGAGCGGCGTTGCAGCAGCTCAAATCCAAGGGCATCATCGCCACGACCATCGAGCAGCAAAGCGCCGCCGTCAAATCCAAGCGCAGCCTCACTTCCCTGATTGCGCGGCGGCGCATTCCCGTGGCCGACCTGGCCGCCGCCACGCGCCAGCTCGCCACCTTGCTGAGCGCCGGCATTCCACTGGACGAGGCCTTGGGCACCCTGGCCGAGCAGCAGGAAAAACCCGCCTTCGCCAAGGCTCTCAACCAGACGCGCGAGGAAGTGGTGCAAGGGCAGGCTCTCAACCAGGGCTTGGCGCGGCATCCGCACATCTTCTCCGATCTCTACGTCAACATGGTCAAGGTGGGCGAAAGCAGCGGCACCCTCGATCAGGTTCTGCATCGCCTGGCCGACTTTCTCGAGGAGCAGGCGCGCCTGCGCTCGCGCATTCAGGCCGCCATGGCCTACCCCGTGCTGATGGCGTTGATCGGCATCGGCGTCTTGTTCTTTCTCATGGCCTTTGTGGTACCCAAAGTCACGCGCATGCTCGAAGACATGGATCGCGCCCTGCCCTTGCCGACCCAACTGCTCATCGGTACCAGTGACTTTCTCAGTGAGTGGTGGTGGCTATTGCTGCTGTTGCTGTTGGGCGCCCTGGCGGGGCTGCGCCAATATCTCAAAACCGAAAAAGGCCAGTATCAATTCGACCGCCGCAAACTCTCCCTGCCTCTGATCGGCAAGCTCAACCTGCTGTTGGCCACCGCGCGCCTTACCCGCACTCTGGGAACCCTGCTGCGCAGCGGCGTACCGTTGCTGGCGGCCTTGGAAATCGTCCAGAACCTCATGGACAACCGGGTGCTGAAAAAGGCCCTCGAGGACACCATCATCGGGGTGCGCGAGGGCGAAAGTCTGGCCCAGCCTTTACTCCGCTCGGGGGTTTTCCCTAAAATGGTATCGCAGATGGCCGCGGTCGGAGAAAAAAGCGGTGAGTTGGAAGAGATGCTGTTCAAGGTGGCCGACGCCTACGAGCATCAGGTCGATTCGACCATCAACGCCCTGCTCTCGCTGCTCGAACCGATCATGATCCTGCTCATGGGAACCGTCGTCGGGTTTATCGTCCTGGCTATTTTGCTGCCGATTTTCGAGGCCAGCCAGGGGATTGGGTAG
- the gspG gene encoding type II secretion system major pseudopilin GspG, protein MTKYLKHSQRGFTLIEIMVVVIILGILAGIVVPRLLDEPDEARRTKAQVQIRSFEEALAMFRLHNGFFPSTEQGLEALVRKPETGRIPTNYREGGYIRQIPLDPWGNPYVYLSPGIHGEYDIISYGADGEPGGEGRNADIESWNLQ, encoded by the coding sequence ATGACGAAATATCTGAAACATTCACAGCGCGGCTTTACCCTGATCGAGATCATGGTGGTGGTGATCATCCTCGGCATTCTGGCCGGCATCGTGGTGCCGCGGCTGCTCGATGAACCCGATGAGGCGCGCCGCACCAAGGCCCAGGTTCAGATTCGCAGCTTCGAGGAAGCCCTGGCCATGTTCAGACTGCACAACGGCTTTTTCCCCTCCACCGAGCAGGGTCTGGAAGCCTTGGTGCGCAAGCCGGAGACGGGCCGCATTCCCACCAACTATCGCGAAGGCGGCTACATCCGCCAGATTCCTTTGGACCCCTGGGGCAACCCTTATGTTTATCTGAGCCCGGGCATCCATGGCGAATACGACATCATCTCCTATGGTGCCGACGGTGAACCGGGCGGCGAAGGGCGCAATGCCGACATTGAGAGCTGGAATCTGCAATAA
- a CDS encoding pilus assembly FimT family protein, with protein sequence MPTLRAGICNKILRPATDARGFTLIELGIVVLILALMSVMTVPLLGRVGDADLKSAGRKLAGTVKYLYNEAALQGLTHRLTFDLDANDISSLRQETSGEWISLPGRRARAQLPGSVRISNVIVFGKGNFSSGTVSMDIYPVGWLEEAVLHLQDGSRKMTVRFSPLTGTAEFFDDHLEFH encoded by the coding sequence ATGCCGACATTGAGAGCTGGAATCTGCAATAAGATCTTGCGACCGGCAACCGATGCCCGCGGCTTCACCCTGATCGAACTGGGCATCGTGGTCCTGATCCTGGCCCTGATGTCGGTCATGACCGTGCCCCTCCTCGGCCGCGTGGGCGATGCGGATCTCAAATCGGCGGGACGCAAATTGGCCGGTACGGTCAAATATCTCTACAACGAGGCCGCCTTGCAGGGCTTGACGCATCGCCTGACCTTTGATCTGGACGCAAACGACATCTCTTCCCTGCGCCAGGAGACAAGCGGCGAATGGATCTCGCTTCCCGGGCGCCGGGCCCGCGCGCAATTACCCGGTTCGGTTCGGATCAGCAACGTCATCGTCTTCGGCAAGGGCAACTTTTCCTCGGGCACCGTCTCCATGGACATCTACCCCGTGGGCTGGCTGGAAGAGGCCGTACTGCATTTGCAGGACGGATCGCGCAAGATGACGGTTCGCTTTTCGCCCCTCACGGGTACCGCGGAGTTTTTCGACGATCATCTCGAGTTTCACTGA
- a CDS encoding type IV pilus modification PilV family protein: MLRVLGHKGFSLLEVMVALAVVAIALTTLLSLGNRSINAQAEIQRLTRATMLAERVMSEVETFYRLGRDGELDHEGVFDEPFEDYRWELIFSDTLLPAVQQIDVVVLWGAEERIERVALTSFVFRPGVSLSL, from the coding sequence ATGTTGCGCGTTTTAGGTCACAAAGGATTTTCCCTCTTGGAGGTCATGGTCGCCCTGGCGGTGGTGGCCATCGCCTTGACCACCTTGCTCAGCCTGGGCAACCGCTCCATCAATGCCCAGGCGGAAATCCAGCGCCTCACCCGGGCCACCATGCTGGCGGAACGGGTCATGAGCGAGGTCGAAACCTTCTACCGGTTGGGACGCGACGGCGAACTCGACCACGAGGGGGTGTTCGATGAACCCTTTGAGGACTATCGCTGGGAGCTGATTTTTTCCGACACGCTGCTGCCGGCCGTCCAGCAGATCGACGTCGTGGTTCTCTGGGGTGCCGAAGAGCGAATCGAGCGGGTCGCGCTGACCTCCTTCGTGTTTCGGCCCGGGGTATCGTTGAGCCTATGA
- a CDS encoding GspJ family type II secretion system protein — protein MKSAAGFTLLEILVALTVTAIVLTATYGVFTSLSTAKDELERDGEIYHQARVLFDRMGREIRSTYFRPAVSETLFQGGEGEIRDQDFLELTTAITSPTLPRATGISRVRYEVRLNPDDREGPPILVRREESLLPGGSAEGMEHRLAAGVSRFGVRFFDGVEWRDAWNTTEGGGLPQMVELLLEMDAGDRSLKFLTAVEIPRIEP, from the coding sequence ATGAAATCCGCCGCGGGGTTCACCCTGCTCGAAATTCTGGTGGCGCTCACGGTCACCGCCATCGTGCTGACCGCCACCTACGGGGTTTTCACCTCCTTGAGCACCGCCAAGGATGAGTTGGAACGTGACGGCGAGATCTATCACCAGGCACGGGTTTTGTTCGATCGCATGGGACGGGAAATCCGCAGCACCTATTTTCGGCCGGCGGTGAGCGAGACCCTTTTTCAGGGGGGAGAAGGCGAAATTCGCGACCAGGATTTTCTGGAATTGACGACGGCCATCACCTCGCCGACCCTGCCGCGCGCCACCGGCATCTCGCGGGTGCGCTACGAGGTACGGCTTAACCCCGATGATCGGGAAGGGCCGCCGATCCTGGTGCGCCGCGAGGAAAGCCTGCTGCCCGGGGGCAGCGCCGAGGGCATGGAACACCGCCTCGCCGCCGGCGTCTCGCGATTCGGGGTCCGCTTTTTCGACGGGGTCGAATGGCGCGATGCCTGGAACACCACCGAGGGCGGTGGATTGCCGCAGATGGTTGAACTTTTGCTGGAGATGGACGCCGGCGACCGGTCGTTGAAATTTCTTACCGCCGTTGAAATTCCTCGGATCGAGCCATGA
- the gspK gene encoding type II secretion system minor pseudopilin GspK has translation MKKPLLRQEKGMVLLLVLVVTALLSALLTEFAFSTLVDLRLVETYRDSTRSYYLARGGIRAGQMILREDQNHYDARNELWGQGVANFPVGDDGVITIDIEDLDGRLALNALVRGNNPEPVQRERLTRLFEHFDFDHPADMVAALIDWLDSDSEVYDQDGALGAESSYYLSLNPPYNARNGPMISLDELALVRGFTPEIVDQLRPHVSIYGSLRVNLNTATPEVIATLYFDDDRRIYLEEAEAIVAVRDLTPFETLADFQREFPGLWELFPTSSELTYSITFRSNYYRIRSQAWVNDGTRTVTAVVSKGDNKIHSLRVD, from the coding sequence ATGAAAAAGCCGCTGCTTCGCCAGGAAAAAGGCATGGTGCTGCTCTTGGTGCTGGTGGTTACGGCCCTGCTTTCGGCCCTGCTGACCGAGTTTGCCTTCTCGACCCTGGTCGATCTGCGCCTGGTTGAAACCTACCGTGACAGCACCCGCTCCTATTACCTGGCGCGGGGCGGCATACGGGCCGGGCAGATGATATTGCGGGAAGATCAGAACCACTACGACGCCCGCAACGAACTCTGGGGGCAAGGCGTCGCGAATTTTCCCGTCGGTGACGACGGCGTCATCACCATCGACATCGAGGACCTCGATGGACGCCTGGCCCTCAATGCCCTGGTGCGCGGCAACAACCCCGAACCCGTGCAACGCGAACGGCTGACCCGGTTGTTCGAACATTTCGACTTTGACCATCCGGCGGACATGGTGGCCGCTCTCATCGACTGGCTGGATTCGGACAGCGAGGTTTATGATCAGGACGGGGCCCTGGGTGCTGAAAGCAGCTACTACCTGAGCCTCAATCCGCCCTACAACGCCCGTAACGGCCCCATGATCAGCCTTGACGAATTGGCCCTGGTCAGGGGTTTTACTCCGGAGATCGTCGACCAGTTGCGGCCCCATGTGAGTATCTACGGCAGCTTGAGGGTCAACCTCAATACGGCGACCCCCGAGGTGATTGCGACCTTGTATTTCGATGACGACCGACGCATCTATCTGGAAGAAGCCGAAGCGATCGTCGCGGTCCGCGATCTTACGCCCTTTGAAACCCTCGCGGATTTTCAGCGGGAATTTCCCGGGCTGTGGGAATTGTTTCCCACCAGCTCCGAATTGACTTACAGCATCACTTTTCGCAGCAACTATTACCGTATTCGCTCCCAGGCCTGGGTCAACGACGGCACCCGAACCGTGACCGCCGTGGTCAGCAAGGGCGATAACAAAATTCACTCTCTGCGAGTTGACTGA
- the gspL gene encoding type II secretion system protein GspL, whose product MAKKFIGIDIENGTLRAVTAEMTKSGVVLTAAAEKTLATDENALAQALSEVLGDLAFGDKVAACLPAVGSFFRNLEFPFSDAKKINAALPLELAGQVPDGVDLEFDFLAPRAQDGRFTIPAAAVKKSAVISLTEQFQAAGCTLHLLDLAPFAFAAGLRGTLDSTVLVTLRHKEIVLARVEDGQVSDYRSLPRKAGMDALKTTAILNREYLALTHAGKRDALPLTLIGSGVDTDLQQALRHAGLKVVVPSLQVSGTPLEPAFIPAAALALRAALPERERQLNFLKGELAPKSEWAGFRRRLIGASVMLGCCLILLGVGAYTNYAHKVARAEALREEMANIFRETFPQATVIVDVPAQMRSSLSQLQERARLLGLGTDRSALSILREVSARTPADVTLDVRELSFIGDQLRLDGTTSSFEAINRLSRSLESSSLFRDAQITDAKMGLDGTRVDFRLNLRIAPEDLIR is encoded by the coding sequence ATGGCCAAAAAATTTATCGGCATCGACATTGAAAACGGCACCCTGCGGGCGGTCACGGCTGAGATGACCAAGTCCGGAGTGGTGCTCACCGCGGCTGCGGAAAAAACCCTGGCCACCGACGAGAACGCACTCGCCCAGGCTCTGTCCGAAGTTCTTGGCGATCTGGCCTTCGGCGACAAGGTGGCGGCTTGCCTGCCCGCGGTTGGCAGTTTCTTCCGCAACCTGGAATTCCCCTTTTCCGACGCCAAGAAGATTAACGCAGCACTGCCCCTGGAATTGGCCGGACAGGTGCCGGACGGCGTAGATCTGGAATTTGATTTTCTGGCGCCGCGCGCCCAGGACGGCCGGTTCACCATCCCCGCGGCGGCGGTGAAAAAATCCGCGGTCATCAGCCTGACTGAACAGTTTCAGGCCGCCGGGTGCACCCTTCACCTGCTTGACCTGGCCCCCTTCGCGTTTGCCGCCGGCCTGCGCGGCACGCTTGATTCAACCGTCCTGGTCACCCTCAGGCACAAGGAAATCGTCCTCGCGCGCGTCGAGGACGGGCAAGTGAGCGACTATCGCAGCCTGCCGCGCAAAGCCGGTATGGACGCGCTGAAGACCACGGCGATCCTGAACCGGGAATATCTCGCCCTCACTCATGCCGGAAAGCGCGACGCCCTGCCCCTGACCCTGATCGGTTCGGGCGTCGACACCGATTTGCAACAAGCCCTGCGCCATGCCGGCCTCAAGGTCGTGGTTCCATCGCTTCAGGTTTCCGGCACCCCCTTGGAGCCGGCCTTTATTCCTGCGGCCGCTTTGGCGCTGCGCGCGGCGCTGCCGGAGCGCGAACGACAGCTTAATTTTCTCAAGGGCGAGTTGGCGCCGAAAAGCGAATGGGCCGGCTTTCGCCGCCGCCTGATCGGAGCCTCGGTCATGCTCGGCTGCTGCCTGATTCTGCTCGGCGTCGGCGCCTACACCAACTACGCCCACAAAGTGGCGCGGGCCGAGGCCCTGCGTGAGGAGATGGCCAACATCTTTCGTGAAACCTTTCCCCAAGCCACTGTCATTGTCGATGTCCCCGCACAGATGCGCAGCAGTCTGAGCCAGTTGCAGGAGCGGGCGCGCCTGCTCGGCCTGGGCACCGACCGCTCGGCCCTGAGCATCCTGCGTGAAGTCTCCGCGCGGACGCCGGCCGACGTTACCCTTGATGTCCGTGAACTCTCCTTCATCGGCGACCAATTGCGCCTCGACGGCACGACCTCTTCCTTTGAGGCCATCAACCGCCTGTCGCGCAGCCTCGAAAGTTCGTCCCTGTTCCGCGATGCCCAGATCACCGACGCCAAAATGGGGCTGGACGGCACCCGGGTCGATTTTCGCCTCAACCTGAGAATTGCGCCGGAGGATCTCATTCGATGA
- a CDS encoding type II secretion system protein M, whose protein sequence is MIANLSQREKIFLACGAAAIVLLGLWLGVISPYRNAVATAEARIASRERQLEEVRLLQREYRRLQQELTLAERRLVTSTRGFSLFSFIEDVTNRTGVRENLVSMRPQSPQTQGEFREESVEIRLERIRLDQFVRLLHALDSAEIHLNTKNLRIRTRFDDRTQLDATLIVSYLQKAA, encoded by the coding sequence ATGATTGCCAACCTGTCTCAAAGAGAAAAAATCTTTCTCGCCTGCGGCGCCGCGGCCATTGTTCTGCTCGGGCTGTGGCTGGGGGTGATTTCCCCTTACCGCAACGCCGTGGCCACCGCCGAGGCGCGCATCGCCAGCCGCGAGCGCCAACTGGAGGAGGTTCGCCTGCTGCAGCGCGAATACCGCCGCCTGCAACAGGAGCTGACCCTTGCCGAACGGCGCCTCGTGACCAGCACCCGCGGCTTCAGCCTGTTTTCCTTTATCGAGGATGTCACCAACCGCACCGGCGTGCGCGAGAACCTGGTCTCCATGCGCCCGCAGAGCCCGCAGACGCAGGGAGAATTTCGCGAAGAATCCGTGGAGATTCGCCTGGAGCGCATCCGCCTGGACCAGTTCGTGCGCCTGCTCCACGCCCTGGATTCCGCCGAGATCCACCTCAATACCAAGAATCTGCGGATCAGAACCCGCTTCGATGATCGCACCCAACTCGATGCCACCCTTATCGTCTCTTATTTGCAGAAAGCGGCATGA